CTTCTAAgaacaaaatggaatgaagcaggaaatcaataacagaatgaaaactgaaaaataaacaaatgtgtggaaattaaacaacatactgttaaacaacaaatgggtcaaagaagaaatcacaatggaaaattaaaaatgaatagaaatgaatgaaagtaaaaacacaacataccaaaatgtatggGTTCCAGCAAAAGTAGTAGTCAATGGGAAATTTAGACCTCTAATATCTCCATTTAACAAAAGGAAACCTCataaatcaataacctaacttcataccttgagaaactagaaaaaagaagagcaaactaaacccaaggttaacagaaagaaaaaataaaaattgggtTGGAGataaatagagaatagaaaaacaatggagagaatcaatgagaccaaaaggtggttctttgaaaaggtcaataaatttgacaaacttttagctggatcgacaacaaaaaaagacagagaagatacaaataattaaaatcagaaatgaaagtaggTCATTGCTATTGacctaacagaaatgaaaaggattataagagagtATTATGAAGAATAGTACATCACCTAATTTGATTAcctatataaaatggaaaattatttgaaacaTACAAATCATCTAAACTGactggaaaaggaaaagggaaaatctcaacagaccaataacaagtaaaaacaatgaatagaaatgaatgaaaataaaaacacaacataccaaaattcaTGGGTTCCAGCAGAAGCAGTACTCAATGGGAAATTTAGGCCTCTAATATCTCCATTTAACATAAACTTCCCAACCAAGAAAAAATTCTAGGACAGattgcttcactggtgaattctaccaaacattcaaagaagaattaacatcaatatttctcaaattttccaaaaaaatttaagaggagggaatacCTCCTAACTCATTGTTTGAGGTCAGAGATACCCTGATATCAGAgccaaataaagacattttaggaaaagaaaaattcataccaatatcccttatgaatatgaaGAAGAAATCCTCAAAAAATGCTAGAAAACTGAACCCAACATCAtattaaaaaggattatacaacTATTagcaagtgagatttatcccaagAATACAAGTGTGGGTCAGTATAATAAAATCAGTCATTATAACATACCAAATTAATAAAAtgggggaggaaaaagaaaaaaaatgatcatttcaattgatgcagaaaaggcattagacaaaTTTCAATACTCTCTCATGATAAAGTAACTCAGAAAACTaatagaagtaaacttcctcaatgtCATAAAGGCCATTTATAAAAACCTCACAGCTGACATCATATTctgtggtgaaagactgaaggtttcccctctaagatcagaaacaagacaaggatgccttgCTTTTACTATTGCTGCtcaaaattgtactggaagtcctagacAGAGTAATTAGGTAAATATgatatgattaaataaaattaaattaaataaattttatttgctcCCTGTGTATtagatgacaaaaaataaaaatttaaaatgtcacacTTTAGAAATAGCTACCTATGACCAGAATTTGTTATTTAtgtcaaattggaaaagaagtaataCTATCTGTATTGACAGATGCCATAAttctatatatagagagagacaatCCCAaataatccacaagaaagctGCTAGAACTAGGAAACGAATTCATCAAatttgcagggtacaagatcaacacagaaaaatcagtTGCATTTGTATATACCAACTATGAACCATCCAAAAACGATATCAAGAAAATaactctacattatcttctaaaaagaataaaatatctagtaataaatttaaccaagaagatGAATGGTCTAtacactgaaaacaacaaaacattgctgaaatgaAATAAGACTTAAAAATGGAAAGGCAACCCATGCTCATATATTGCAAGAATTAAAAGCCttaagaggtcaattctacccGAAGAGAtccacagattcaacacaatccctatcaaaacaCCAGCAGccaatttttcagaaatggaaaagacaatcctCAGATTCATGTGGAATTGCTGCCTGATCAACAAGCAGATCCATAGACTAGaagtgagtttaccagctgaggCCAGGCTAGAACAGGTGACCCCAGATGCTTCAGTGGCTAGTAGAAGATGGGCCCAGTTAATACAgcaattaaaaacagtaaaatccTAATGTCACAAATacttaaattttatgtttatttttgttatgcATCAGTAGCTAAATTATACAAAACTCAAGATTGTCATGAACAACAAATTCAAGTTGTAGTTATTTCTGAAgcatttggtttttgttttttatttttgttgtcttAACATAGAGAGagcaaataaatttatattaacaAATAACATTTAACCAAATCATATTTGTACTTTATAATGTATTATTGAATATCTAAGTGTTTATTAGCTTAgtttattatatttcattatgATGTATCTTCATTCAGTGTAAGATAAAAATGTTTAGAATATCACTATAAACCCATTCTCTAAATGACTTCAGAAGAATGGGAGATTTTCCTGGACAACCACGTGGTTATGTGTACTAACTCAGAAATTTTGCATGCAAGCCTCTGAGTCTAGAGACAATTTAAGTGATCTGAGCTTTAATTAAATTTTACTTATGATTTTACAGATAATTTATAAAACTTTAAACATGTTgagtgatcactcaactgtgagttACATCAGATACATTTATGCTTTGCTATTTGAAATTGGAATTTGAATAATTAAATCTACTAGAAGTATTGTATGATTCCCCACATTACTCTTAAAAATGAATAAGTACATCTTACACTTTACATTTTGTAACAGAATAATTTGGTATGGATTAATTTCTGGATGGTTGCCTTCACATCTTTGTTTCTGAGGCTGTAGATTAGAGGGTTCAACATAGGGATGAACACCATGTAAAAGACAGAGGCCACCTTGACCATGAGCCATGAGCTTTTGGAGCTAGGGACACAGTAGAGAAAAAGGATGGTTCCATGGAAGATGGTAATGGCAGTTAGGTGTGAAACACATGTGGAAAAGGTTCTGTGGCGTCCCCGAGTTGAAGTCATCTTCATGATagtgataaaaatgaaaacataggaaGTAAGAATGATCATTAAGCTGCTTATTTCATTGAATGTGGCTGACACTAAAATGATCATCTGGCTAATGTAGGGGTCAGAGTAGGACACAGCAACAATTGCAGCATGCTCACAGACAAAGTTATTTATGATATTATGCCCTCTGAAGGATAACTCTAATAGAAAGTAGGTAAATATTAGGGAACACACTATACCCCAAGAGTATGAGGAAGTGACCAACAAGCAACAAAGCTTCTGGGACATTGCAACTGGGTAGAGCAGAGGGTTACAAACTGCCACAAaacggtcataggccatcactgcCAGCATGAATGTCTCTGTCACTACACATATGCATGCAAAGAAGAACTGCATGATGCACCCTGTGAAGGAGATGGTTCTGTCTGCCACTACCAAGTTTTCTAAGAGTTTGGGTGTAACCACTGTGGAGTAATAGAAGTCAACAAAGGACAAGTggctgaggaagaagtacatgggggtgtggagttTAGGATTGATCCTGATGATGACAATCATGCCCAGGTTTCCCACCACAGTGACTGTGTAGATGATCAGGAATACCAGGAAAAGGGGCAACTGCAGGTCTGTGTAATCTGAGAACCCCAAGAGGGTGAATGTGACTCCAGAACTCTGATTTCCTTGGTTCCTGTGGACAAAATAGGAAAGTTGACCCAGAGAAGCAAAACTtcaattaaataagataaaatgagGAAATTTGAAAGTTGTAGTAAATCTTCAAAAAGAATTCTGTGGTTAACACTTGGTTGGCACTGTTGCATTATTTCAAAAGTTAGAATTTATTAATGGCAAAAATCTACAGTGAATAAGATTTCTGTGAGTGGATTAATGAAGACAGACATTATGAGTAGACTCTACCATATTTCAAATAATCAGACTCAGTATCACCAGAGGCAGGTGGCTTCCCCAGAACAGCCAATCTGGCTCTTGAATGAATCTGAGTTtagtaaaaatatttgtattggAGGAAATACACACCAAGAATATCTAGAGTTTCCTCCCCACCTAACCTCTTAAGCCAACAATTAAATAGAACCactaaatagattttaaaatgttaacaaccCAGCCAAATGGTGCAGTTATGATTTTCTTGGttgttctattttccttttcagttCTATCCTTATGGCTAGTAATCCAATACTCCCAACAAATTCCAGAGAGAGACTACAGAAGAATACTGAAAGTTTTCGTTTATGTTAAACTAAttctaaaaagtttaaaatgctaTTCTTTATTCCATAATGTCATTCATCAGCAGGTCCTCACCCCATAATATTAGCTGTTATGGCAGTGATAAAAGTAGTTGAAGCAATAGTTAaaccaaaaattctttttttcccttaatgtAGCAAATTAACTTGGGAAAGTGACAAATAGTAAGAATTCTAAGAATACAGGACACTATGTATAAATTTCAGGCTACAGCAAAAATGCATTCTGTCATTCTGAATCAAGTTTTAAGCTTCTCCAAGAACAAGTGTCAGGCTAAAGATCCATCTCAAACAGGACACCTGTTCCACTAGGCCAAGAACCTCAGACATGAGCACTGTGTTACCATCAACATGTCCACTTGAATGGGAACATTTTGTGCATCTGATGTTCATAATGTTATATATTTCTCTTTAAGGACAGTCACATGTGTACACATATGGAGTTGTTCCACACCAAGAGTGTGAGGGACACCTGGAGGCCACAGTAGAGCAGTGGTCAAATGAGTGCCTGAATTCTCAGAGAAAACCTCCCTCTAGatttcatggggaaaaaaaaaaacaaacagaaatgggAATCCCTGGACTCATTCTGAATCCAGCAACTCATCAAACCCATTCTCCCCTCCGTACTCACAGCCTTGTCTCCATAATTTTGGGATCACAGTAATTAACCTCATCATACCCTTTATATCTGTTAGGTTAGTCATTCACTGAAGCCCAGGGATACTTGGATATTCTCCATAACCCATTTGCTAATCTTAATATGAATCCATTCCTATTTCTGATGCATCCCCTACCTCTTCCCATCCACTGACATTGTTCCATCAGGATGTATGTCATTTGAAAGAAAGGAGGAATTAATACGTAACACCTTCATCCCTGTTGTCACTAAACTAAGCAGATACTGTGGCAATTTGGCCAACACATGAGCTCATTTCCTGAAGAGACTATTGGAACTTGGTATTTTCATTgtcaattgaaaaaataaataaaaaaataattgaatcaaCTCACCTAAATACAGAAGTGCTTGAGTGACTCATTTACTTGATATTCTTTTGCTAAGATTAATGAACTCCAGAAATGTTCCTACTTAATATTCTACTAATAGAAATAGACCTGAAAATAATAACAGGAGTGAGCAGTATAATTCATTGCATGTTTcaaataaatgactttttttccaaCCTGCAAGAAAGCTCAGAAAGGCAGACCTAAGAGCTGAATCTTGGCACCAAACCATTACAAAAATAAAGTGTTAAGACCTTAGGGATGTGTGTACCTTGGAGAATATTGTTGGAGTATTCTCTTGGAGGTCACAATTCAagcaattaaatgaaatgatgtccCATGTGTTATCTTGATTGTGTATCATTTGTCCTAAAGCCCTGGGAAAATAAGAACCATCAACTTTACcccattcttctttaaaaaaaatgaatcatgctGAATCAGAAATGTGAAGGAAAAACTTAGCTGTAAGTCAACAATCCATAGATAGTATCATCAtttcatattgtattttttatggaGTTATATTTATGATCTAAGTATAGTTTAAACaaattatattgtatattttcctttttaaattggcAATACATGGTAATTTCATTTCCCACTCACATCACTGGTTTCcttaacaaagagaaaatttgcaCTGACCTTTTAAATATGGGCACTTTGCTCTTACAGTAGCTCTGTGCATCATTCCATAAGAAATTCACATCAAAAATACCTCTGACTAGACACAAGTTTATTTCTTACTGGTACAGTGTACAAGATGCATTTCTCTTCATTGGGCAACTCTGCTCCATGTAGGGAGTGATTTAGGGACTGAGCTTCCTTCCGACTTGTTCCACCATCATCTCAGTTTTCTGAGGTTTAGGTTCTCTTATGCAAGAGAAGACACAGTTGAAGAACAATTCCATCAAATGTCTTCAGTGATGGTAAACCCCATTGAGGATGACCTCACTTAGCAAATAAGGGAACTCATGGACCAGAGACACACTCAGCACATTCAGGAATATCAAACCCAAGGAActacagataaaaagaaatattgaaattacATAACATGTGGACTTTAAAGTGTTACAATAGGTATATGTAGATTGGATTTCACAAGGCAAGGCAATATGAACACAGCCCATCATTATTTGGaaaagaactaaatggaaatcctggaaatgaataatagcatcattataaagaaagaaagaaaaatcaatgtaCATACAGTGTGAGATGAAATGAAGTAAGATGGGAAAAATATAGGTATTTTCACTAAATTATCACTGAAATTCAGTGTGTTCTTCAATTTGAAAGGTAGACAATAAACAACAGCAATATTATCACTATTCTTGATTATAGAATCACagatatttttatatcatttatagATGAAAATCtacttcaaaatgtttttgtgtGCTCTTCCCCATTTCCAAATTACAGTAGTATGAAGATATGCATGTTGATATCATTCTTTAGTGCGTGATCGGTAAAGCACAACTCTTACTCTatcacatttgtatttttaatattttgttaattttaaattGATATAATTTGTTTGATTCATTCATAGGCTTCACCACACTGTCAAAGGAGTCCATGAAGAGTGGGAAAAAGAAGGTTGTGATAAAACTTAGTCACTTTCATGATaactatatgttctagtttgctgatgctactgggatgcaaaacaccagagatggcttggcttttataaaaggggtttatttagttacagttacagtcttaaggccatgaagtgtccaaggtaacacatcagcaatcaggtaccttcactggagaatggccaatggtgtctggaaaacctctgttatctgagaaggtacatggctggtgtctgctccaaagttctggtttcaaaatgcctttctcccaggatgttcccctctaggctgcagttcctcaaaaatgtcactcttagttgcacttgggatatctgtcctctctcagcttctctggagcatgagtctgctttcaacaaccatcttcaaactgtcatctgcagctcctgtgctttcttcaaagtgtccctcttgactgtagctccacttcaaaatatcactcacagctgcactgagttccctctgcctgtcagctcatttatatagctccactgatcaacttaggcccactctgaatgggcggagcaacacctccatggaaattatcccatcagagtcatcacccacagctgggtgtggcacattccaaagaaacactcaaagaattacaatctaatcaacgctgataatgtctgcccacacaagattacatcaaagataatggcatatgggggacacaatacattcaaacaggcacactaTACAAATGATTCAGAACGCAAAGAAGAGAGATAGTGAGATTAACAAGAACTTAAAATAAGAATTAGAAAGGCCTATTCTACATATGTCTAATAAGGTTCCATAAACAAATATATGAGATAATGaggaatatggaagagaaggcaTTATTTGAAAAGGTGAGgctctcactttttaaaatttgcctgATTTTAATTGTGGCAATTCCAGTAAGATTATTGTCCACCCATATATTTTGTGAATGTTTATCTTTTGTGAAGTAACTATACCTTAGTCCATTTTAATTTGGTTGGTtgtcattttattaatgttttgtaagagttctttatgtatgcCAAGTAATTGACAACTGTTTGTTTTGTGCATATTTATGCCAAGTCTTCAGATACTTATTCTTATCTATGGACtgcctattcattttcttaatatattttgatgacaggtagtttttaatttttagtgaagTCCTATTTATCAATTGTCAGTATGAtagtctccttttctttcttctggaaaCCATTGTGTTTAAACTGCTATGCTTAAGCCtgtaataaatttcaaattaattttgtatGGAATGTGGTAGGGGGATGAGGTAATTTTTCCCTCATTAAATTATCCAGTTTCCCAGCCACATTTTCAGAAAACAATTGGCTTTATATCTATTGGTTTGTTTCTGGACTATTTTATTTCTAAGTTATATCTTTAGTGATTTACAGTAAATCTGCAAGCCTTCCAACTaaaatcttctttttaaaatagctttggGTATTTAAGgttctttgtatttccataaatattttagaatcagATTGTTGAtctattcaaacaaattgttgggaGTTTGGTATTGCACTGCATCTATGGATTAATCTGGGGATAATTGACATATTAATAACATTGAGTGTTTAGATCAATGAAAATGGTGAATCTCTACATATATGCAGTTATTTATACTAAAAATGTTCCATAGTTTCaaaggtcttaataaattttgtaACTGTATTCCtacttttttttacttgttttacttctgattattttattttgcttttatttgataTAGTtgtcaaagttttattttaaatttcaaaatactgtgTTAGAgatataattgattttaaaaatagtaattctagtacttttgtgtatgtctttgtatgtgtgtgtatgtgtgtgtatttgcataaaaagttccagtaatcaagatagtATGATGTTGATGTAAGGGTAGATAATTAGATCAAGGAAATAAAGCAGCCCAGGAATATTCCAGTGagtataataaaaatgatttttggcAAATGTAAAAAAGAATTAAGAGTGAAAAGAATGGTCTTTTGAgtaactggatattcatatgcaataAAAAGTTCCTTAATCCAGACTTCACATGATAGACAAAAATTAACATAGTATGTATCATAGACCTACATGTAAAACCTAAAGTCATATaatatctagaagaaaatatagagaaaatctTAGCCTGGACAAGATAAGTTGCTTCTTATATCCTACACCAAAAACATaatctacatatattttttaaattgataaattgCACTTAATTTAAATTGataaattaagaatttctgctTTATGATGGACAGTGTAAGAGAATGAAAGCCATGCACAGACTTAtagaaaatattggcaaatcatAAATTTTAAAGTAGGAGTTGTAGCCAAAAAATAGAAATCACTCTCAAAAcctaacaataagaaaataaattgcaaTTTAAAATGGGTAAATAATTTGAACAGTttaccaaagaaaatatagagaaggtAAATTATtacaggaaaagatgttcaactcaATTActcattaggtaaatgcaaacaAATATCACTATTATATAACTCAGACATCAAAcaccaggtgaatggataaatatattgtGGAGTACAATGCATTAACAAAAAGATAtgagaaatgaatttaaaaataatcgtGCAAATTGATAGAAGCCAGACAAAGTGAAGTACATACTATgatttaatttaaacaaaattctaGGAATTTCAAACTAATATATGGTtatagaaaacagatcagtggtttcctgGAGAGAGGTATGGCCTGGATAGCCAATTGAGCCATCAGCATTCATTGAGAAATCCCTCAATTCCTTACTGATTTTTAGTAGAGTATCTGTTATCCATATATGAATGAGTCTGTTCAGGTCTATCATTTATGTTCCTCATCGTTACTTATCTATTCTTGCAAAAATAGCACCATCTCATATACTGCAGTGTTGAAAGTAGTACATTTGGACATGGAGTTCAAAACTATCTTCAAGACAAAAGCTATGACCAACCACCTATATGTGAAACTCTAATTCCTATGAACACTGCAGCTATAAGTTAGGGTTTATTCATGGACAGAGAAACCATTACAGCCATTtcaaatataacatttatttcaGGAAATTGTTTAATTAAGTCTTGATATAATGTACAAAGCTTACAAACAtcgaaaaaagaaaagaaaccttgAGTAGAAATAACTTCAGGAGGCAGCTGCCAT
This genomic stretch from Choloepus didactylus isolate mChoDid1 chromosome 6, mChoDid1.pri, whole genome shotgun sequence harbors:
- the LOC119536713 gene encoding olfactory receptor 5D13-like; the protein is MRNINDRPEQTHSYMDNRYSTKNHFASLGQLSYFVHRNQGNQSSGVTFTLLGFSDYTDLQLPLFLVFLIIYTVTVVGNLGMIVIIRINPKLHTPMYFFLSHLSFVDFYYSTVVTPKLLENLVVADRTISFTGCIMQFFFACICVVTETFMLAVMAYDRFVAVCNPLLYPVAMSQKLCCLLVTSSYSWGIVCSLIFTYFLLELSFRGHNIINNFVCEHAAIVAVSYSDPYISQMIILVSATFNEISSLMIILTSYVFIFITIMKMTSTRGRHRTFSTCVSHLTAITIFHGTILFLYCVPSSKSSWLMVKVASVFYMVFIPMLNPLIYSLRNKDVKATIQKLIHTKLFCYKM